The following proteins come from a genomic window of Varunaivibrio sulfuroxidans:
- the gloB gene encoding hydroxyacylglutathione hydrolase, with product MPLEIHQIPIMRDNYVYLLRDGETGQVAVVDPGEAGPVGEALDRLGWTLTHILITHHHHDHTGGVGALKARTGCSVVAAKADLGRIDAVDVAVADGDRLAIGDSVADVLAVPGHTLGHVAYWFAEDKALFCGDTLFSLGCGRLFEGDARQMWRSLCALRALGDDARVFCAHEYTNANADFALSVDPANAALKARAADVLALREKGMPTVPAPMGAERRCNPFLRADAADLQRAVGMVGCDPADVFAEIRRRKDSF from the coding sequence ATGCCCCTTGAGATTCATCAAATTCCGATCATGCGCGATAATTACGTGTATTTACTGCGTGACGGCGAGACCGGTCAGGTGGCGGTCGTCGATCCCGGCGAGGCGGGTCCGGTCGGTGAGGCGCTGGATCGTTTGGGTTGGACCTTGACGCATATTTTGATTACCCATCATCACCACGATCATACCGGCGGGGTCGGCGCGCTGAAGGCGCGAACGGGCTGTTCGGTGGTGGCGGCGAAGGCTGATTTGGGGCGCATCGACGCCGTTGATGTCGCTGTCGCCGACGGCGATCGGCTCGCCATCGGCGACAGCGTGGCCGATGTCCTGGCCGTGCCCGGCCACACCTTGGGGCATGTCGCCTACTGGTTCGCCGAGGATAAGGCGCTGTTTTGTGGCGATACGCTGTTTTCGCTGGGTTGTGGTCGCCTGTTCGAAGGCGACGCCCGCCAGATGTGGCGATCGTTGTGCGCGCTGCGCGCACTGGGCGATGACGCTCGGGTATTTTGCGCCCATGAATATACCAACGCCAACGCCGATTTCGCTCTGAGCGTCGATCCCGCGAACGCCGCCTTGAAGGCGCGCGCCGCCGATGTCCTGGCCCTGCGCGAGAAGGGCATGCCGACGGTGCCCGCGCCGATGGGCGCGGAACGGCGGTGCAATCCATTTTTGCGCGCCGACGCGGCGGATCTGCAGCGGGCGGTGGGCATGGTCGGGTGCGATCCCGCCGATGTCTTCGCCGAAATTCGCCGCCGCAAGGACAGTTTTTAG
- a CDS encoding glutathione S-transferase N-terminal domain-containing protein — MKLRYSPTSPYVRKVMVCAHEIGLADDIDILPTAVWDPASDIGNDNPLGKVPALLTEGDERLYDSPVICEYLDSLHEGIKLFPPEGRARWHALKLQALGDGILDAAVLRLLESKRPLGERSNGWIERQKALIDRGLDWLEGEAERLGQQATIGTITIGAMLGYIDFRLGDDDWRQSRPALADWYEIFAARGAMRATEPRDPV, encoded by the coding sequence ATGAAACTGCGCTATTCTCCCACCTCGCCCTACGTTCGCAAAGTCATGGTGTGCGCCCACGAAATTGGTTTGGCCGACGATATTGACATTTTGCCGACCGCCGTTTGGGACCCGGCGAGTGATATCGGTAACGATAATCCCCTGGGCAAAGTTCCCGCGTTGCTGACCGAGGGGGACGAAAGATTGTACGATTCTCCGGTAATCTGCGAATATCTCGACAGTCTGCATGAAGGGATCAAGCTGTTCCCCCCCGAGGGCCGGGCGCGCTGGCACGCTCTGAAATTACAGGCCCTGGGCGATGGGATATTGGATGCGGCGGTGCTCCGACTGCTCGAATCCAAGCGCCCCCTCGGTGAACGTTCGAACGGTTGGATCGAACGGCAAAAAGCATTGATTGACCGTGGCCTCGACTGGTTGGAAGGCGAAGCCGAGAGGCTCGGCCAGCAGGCGACGATCGGAACGATCACGATTGGCGCCATGCTGGGCTATATCGATTTTCGTCTTGGTGACGATGACTGGCGTCAGAGCCGTCCGGCGCTGGCCGATTGGTACGAAATCTTCGCCGCGCGCGGGGCGATGCGCGCCACCGAACCGCGCGATCCGGTTTAG
- the hisC gene encoding histidinol-phosphate transaminase: protein MSAPTARTGILEIAPYVGGTSSLDSARRIIKLSSNEGALGPSPKAVEAVRDAAAAMHRYPDGGAIALREAIGARFALDPARIVCGAGSDELISLLTYSYAGAGDEVLYTEHGFLMYPIAALAAGARPVKAAESNLRADIDLLLEKVSAQTRIVFIANPNNPTGSYLSGQEIRRLRRDLREDVLLVIDAAYAEFVNAPDYSDGADLVEGSDNVVMTRTFSKIFALGGLRLGWCYAPTAIADILNRVRGPFNVSSLAQAAGIAALEDREFFDRAAAHNSQWRDWTIAEVRALGLDVPPSVGNFILPRFAAEGLHTADRADAFLKSRGIIVRKMGAYGLGEHLRVSIGREDEMRAFVAALGDFMNP, encoded by the coding sequence ATGAGCGCCCCCACTGCGCGGACCGGCATTCTCGAAATCGCGCCTTATGTCGGCGGAACGTCCTCCCTCGACAGCGCCCGGCGGATCATCAAGCTGTCGTCCAACGAAGGCGCGCTGGGCCCCAGCCCCAAGGCGGTCGAAGCCGTGCGGGACGCCGCCGCCGCCATGCACCGCTACCCGGACGGAGGCGCGATCGCCTTGCGCGAAGCCATCGGCGCGCGCTTCGCGCTGGACCCGGCACGCATCGTCTGCGGGGCCGGGTCGGACGAGTTGATCAGCTTATTGACCTATTCCTACGCCGGAGCGGGCGACGAGGTGCTGTACACCGAGCATGGCTTCTTAATGTACCCGATCGCTGCCCTGGCGGCGGGGGCGCGCCCGGTGAAGGCCGCCGAAAGCAATTTGCGCGCCGACATCGACCTGTTGCTGGAAAAGGTCAGCGCCCAAACCCGGATCGTATTCATCGCCAATCCCAACAACCCCACCGGATCGTACCTGTCGGGTCAGGAAATTCGCCGTCTGCGCCGCGACCTGCGCGAGGATGTCTTGCTGGTCATCGACGCCGCCTACGCCGAATTCGTCAACGCCCCCGATTACAGCGACGGCGCCGATCTGGTCGAGGGAAGCGACAATGTGGTGATGACACGCACGTTTTCAAAAATCTTCGCCCTGGGCGGCCTACGCCTGGGATGGTGCTATGCGCCGACGGCGATTGCAGACATCCTCAACCGCGTACGCGGGCCGTTCAATGTCTCCAGTCTCGCCCAGGCGGCGGGAATAGCCGCCTTGGAAGACCGCGAATTTTTCGATCGCGCCGCCGCCCACAATAGCCAATGGCGCGATTGGACCATCGCCGAGGTGCGCGCCCTCGGCCTGGACGTGCCACCCAGCGTCGGCAATTTCATTTTACCGCGCTTCGCCGCCGAAGGCCTACACACCGCCGATCGCGCCGATGCGTTCCTTAAATCCCGCGGCATCATCGTGCGCAAGATGGGGGCCTATGGCCTGGGCGAGCATTTGCGCGTTTCGATCGGCCGGGAAGATGAAATGCGCGCCTTCGTCGCCGCCCTCGGCGATTTCATGAACCCCTGA
- a CDS encoding alpha/beta fold hydrolase: protein MTVQAGKTVAEFIAGVRAYRGAGRTPRRARGRVVWREGATCLRALGYSSTITPGKAILLVPSLINRAHILDLTDERSLCRWLTASGFHPFVLDWGAPGVDERAFGADAYILRRLEPALAQVAALGGGSAHIGGYCMGGLFATALAARNPGTCASLSLIATPWDFHAYDAAAIAMVKAARPIIEILTENGAPLGVDSIQTLFSLLDPFLTVAKFRRFNAMPKASAQRDTFIQLEDWLGDGVPLSAPLARQALFDWFGANTPGKGTWTIGGRAVRPERLTLPVFGAISGKDHIVPAPSAGALIAKIRGAHRLDVDAGHIGMVVGGRARKVFYEPWARWLGALG, encoded by the coding sequence GTGACCGTCCAGGCCGGCAAGACCGTCGCCGAATTCATCGCAGGCGTGCGCGCCTATCGCGGGGCGGGGCGCACGCCACGCCGGGCGCGGGGGCGCGTGGTATGGCGCGAAGGCGCCACATGCCTGCGCGCCCTCGGCTATTCGTCCACCATAACCCCGGGCAAGGCCATTCTTCTGGTGCCTTCGCTGATCAACCGCGCCCATATCCTGGATCTGACGGACGAACGCAGCCTGTGTCGTTGGCTGACGGCCTCGGGATTTCATCCCTTCGTGCTCGACTGGGGCGCTCCCGGGGTGGACGAGCGCGCCTTTGGCGCCGATGCATATATTCTTCGCCGTCTGGAGCCCGCCCTCGCCCAAGTGGCCGCACTTGGCGGCGGATCGGCGCACATCGGCGGTTACTGCATGGGGGGACTGTTCGCCACCGCTTTGGCCGCGCGCAATCCCGGCACGTGCGCGAGCCTGTCGCTAATCGCGACACCATGGGATTTTCACGCCTACGACGCGGCGGCGATCGCCATGGTCAAAGCCGCCCGCCCCATTATCGAAATTCTCACCGAGAACGGCGCTCCCCTTGGGGTAGATAGCATTCAAACCTTGTTTTCGTTACTCGATCCGTTTTTGACGGTGGCGAAATTTCGCCGTTTCAACGCCATGCCCAAGGCCAGCGCACAGCGCGACACCTTTATTCAATTGGAAGATTGGCTGGGCGACGGCGTCCCCTTGAGCGCCCCGCTGGCGCGCCAGGCCCTATTCGATTGGTTCGGCGCCAACACCCCGGGCAAGGGGACATGGACCATCGGCGGGCGGGCGGTGCGCCCCGAACGCCTGACCCTGCCGGTCTTCGGCGCCATTTCGGGCAAGGACCACATTGTCCCCGCGCCCAGCGCCGGCGCGTTGATCGCCAAAATTCGGGGCGCTCACCGCCTCGACGTCGATGCCGGGCATATCGGCATGGTCGTCGGCGGGCGCGCCCGAAAGGTTTTTTACGAACCGTGGGCGCGCTGGTTGGGCGCGCTGGGTTAG
- the phbB gene encoding acetoacetyl-CoA reductase codes for MSKVAVVTGGTRGIGRAVSIALQDAGYRVAATYCGNEEAALAFNNETAIAVYKFDVGDFAHCQKGVADIEQDLGAIDVLVNNAGITRDAMLHKMPTEHWRCVMNTNMDSLFNMCRNVIDGMRERKYGRIINISSINGQKGQAGQTNYSAAKAGVIGFTKALAQETAAKGITVNAIAPGYVATEMVKAVPQEVLDAKIIPTIPVGRLGEPEEIAHGVVFLASEKSAFITGTTLTINGGQYIA; via the coding sequence ATGAGCAAAGTTGCAGTCGTTACGGGAGGGACGCGCGGAATCGGGCGCGCGGTCAGCATCGCGTTGCAAGACGCGGGCTATCGCGTCGCCGCCACCTATTGCGGCAACGAGGAAGCGGCGCTGGCGTTCAACAACGAAACCGCGATCGCGGTCTATAAGTTCGACGTCGGCGATTTCGCACACTGCCAAAAAGGCGTCGCCGACATCGAACAAGACCTGGGCGCGATCGACGTTCTGGTCAACAACGCCGGCATTACGCGCGACGCCATGTTGCATAAAATGCCCACCGAACATTGGCGCTGCGTAATGAACACCAACATGGATTCCCTGTTCAACATGTGCCGCAACGTGATCGACGGGATGCGCGAGCGCAAGTACGGGCGGATCATCAACATCAGTTCGATCAACGGTCAGAAAGGTCAGGCCGGGCAAACCAACTATTCCGCGGCCAAGGCCGGGGTGATCGGCTTCACCAAGGCGCTGGCCCAGGAAACCGCAGCCAAGGGCATCACCGTCAACGCCATCGCGCCGGGTTATGTCGCAACCGAAATGGTCAAGGCCGTCCCCCAGGAAGTGCTCGACGCCAAAATCATCCCCACCATACCCGTCGGACGCCTCGGCGAACCGGAAGAAATCGCCCACGGTGTGGTCTTCCTGGCCTCGGAGAAGTCCGCTTTCATCACCGGGACCACCCTGACCATAAACGGCGGGCAATACATCGCCTAA
- a CDS encoding class I SAM-dependent methyltransferase: MWIDVVDLRDFYASPLGRVARRVIGAHLRALWPDVTGQAILGLGYATPYLSYFRGEAGRVIAAMPARQGVVRWPSDGPGLTVLCDEADLPLPDLCVDRVILIHALEFSEQIRPLLREAWRVLGEGGRLLVVTPNRRGIWARLERTPFGHGQPYSARQLSQVLRENMFTPIRTRSGLFVPPSRSRMVLSSARVFEGVGQRFFNVFSGVLAMEASKEIYAGQLETETRRRHALVTVPGGNPRSIPHAR, encoded by the coding sequence ATGTGGATTGATGTCGTTGATCTGAGGGATTTTTACGCCTCACCCCTGGGCCGTGTCGCACGGCGGGTGATCGGGGCGCATCTGCGCGCCCTATGGCCCGACGTCACCGGCCAGGCGATTTTGGGCTTGGGTTACGCGACGCCGTACCTGAGCTATTTCCGTGGCGAGGCCGGGCGCGTCATCGCCGCCATGCCGGCGCGTCAAGGCGTCGTGCGCTGGCCCTCGGACGGTCCGGGTTTGACCGTTCTGTGCGACGAGGCCGATTTGCCGCTGCCCGATCTTTGCGTCGATCGGGTGATTTTGATTCACGCCCTTGAATTTTCCGAGCAGATCCGGCCCTTGCTGCGCGAGGCGTGGCGCGTCCTCGGCGAAGGCGGACGATTACTGGTGGTGACGCCGAACCGGCGTGGCATCTGGGCGCGCCTGGAGCGCACGCCGTTCGGACACGGCCAGCCTTATTCGGCGCGGCAGCTCTCTCAAGTCCTGCGCGAGAACATGTTCACGCCGATCCGCACCCGATCGGGGCTGTTCGTTCCCCCCAGTCGCTCGCGCATGGTGTTGTCCTCGGCGCGGGTTTTCGAAGGGGTCGGACAGCGTTTCTTCAATGTTTTTTCCGGCGTCCTGGCGATGGAGGCGAGCAAGGAGATTTACGCCGGGCAACTCGAAACCGAAACCCGTCGGCGACACGCCCTGGTGACGGTGCCCGGCGGCAACCCAAGATCGATCCCCCACGCCCGTTAG
- the metW gene encoding methionine biosynthesis protein MetW codes for MNSESRKSIRVDLQIIADMIETGSRVLDVGCEHGALLDYLRRFKRVDGRGIELSTEGVKESVSHGLSVVQGDADTDLKDYPDDAFDYVVLSQTLQAMREPKAVLGHMMRIGRSAIVSFPNFAHWRVRLQLGFRGRMPVSQSMPHQWYETPNIHFCTIRDFIVLCAEMGYTIEQSIALDGSGAQRGIGRSFFLANLLGEQAVFLLKK; via the coding sequence ATGAACTCGGAAAGTCGTAAGTCGATTCGCGTCGATCTGCAAATCATCGCCGACATGATCGAAACGGGCAGTCGGGTGCTCGACGTCGGCTGTGAGCACGGCGCGCTTTTGGATTACTTGCGGCGCTTCAAACGGGTCGATGGGCGCGGCATTGAACTGTCCACGGAAGGGGTCAAGGAAAGCGTCTCCCACGGCCTGTCGGTGGTCCAGGGCGACGCCGACACCGATTTAAAGGATTATCCCGACGACGCCTTCGATTACGTCGTCCTCAGCCAGACTCTGCAGGCGATGCGCGAACCGAAGGCCGTGCTTGGGCATATGATGCGGATCGGGCGCAGTGCGATCGTCTCGTTTCCCAATTTCGCCCATTGGCGGGTGCGTCTACAATTGGGGTTTCGTGGGCGCATGCCGGTCAGCCAAAGCATGCCCCATCAATGGTACGAAACGCCGAATATCCACTTTTGTACGATTCGCGACTTTATCGTCCTGTGCGCCGAAATGGGATACACCATCGAGCAGAGCATCGCCCTGGACGGTAGCGGGGCGCAAAGGGGGATCGGGCGCTCGTTTTTTCTCGCCAATCTCCTCGGGGAGCAGGCGGTGTTTCTGCTCAAAAAATAA
- a CDS encoding chorismate mutase, protein MMSIEKSLEPLRREIDAIDVQIHDLLMRRTQVVEKVRAVKHDVRIKIRPAREAEIIYRLLERHKGPFPKRELFRIWRELIVATLSFEGPFSVAVYMTGEDCGYWDMARDQFGSYTPMTPHTSARHLIEVVRAQTATVGVLPAPTRQDADPWWWRLVAEGDEVPKIIARLPFAGPGNARSGNMEALVICPVGLEPTGRDRTYLAFETDSDITLSRLQTALKENGFTLHFGADWNDPSRPTPWLYLVELEGFISAKDPRLSNVRDAFGDEVKRLLSLGGYSTCLSPDELDTPS, encoded by the coding sequence ATGATGAGCATCGAAAAATCCCTTGAGCCCCTGCGCCGCGAAATCGATGCGATCGACGTGCAAATTCACGACCTTTTGATGCGCCGCACCCAAGTGGTGGAAAAAGTCCGCGCCGTTAAGCACGACGTGCGGATCAAAATTCGCCCGGCGCGCGAGGCGGAAATCATTTATCGCCTCCTTGAGCGCCACAAGGGCCCCTTCCCCAAACGCGAGCTTTTTCGCATTTGGCGCGAATTGATTGTCGCCACGCTCAGTTTTGAAGGTCCCTTTTCCGTCGCCGTGTATATGACCGGCGAGGACTGCGGCTACTGGGACATGGCGCGCGATCAATTCGGCAGTTACACCCCGATGACGCCGCACACCTCGGCGCGCCACCTTATCGAGGTGGTGCGCGCGCAAACCGCCACCGTCGGCGTTCTTCCGGCGCCGACCCGTCAGGATGCCGACCCATGGTGGTGGCGACTGGTCGCCGAGGGCGACGAGGTGCCCAAAATCATCGCCAGGCTCCCCTTCGCCGGCCCCGGCAATGCTCGCTCGGGCAACATGGAAGCCCTGGTCATCTGCCCCGTAGGGCTTGAGCCGACCGGGCGCGATCGCACGTATCTCGCTTTTGAAACCGACAGCGACATCACGTTGTCGCGCTTGCAAACGGCCCTCAAGGAAAACGGCTTTACGCTCCATTTCGGCGCCGACTGGAATGATCCCAGCCGCCCCACGCCGTGGCTGTATCTGGTCGAACTGGAAGGGTTTATTTCAGCCAAAGACCCCCGTCTATCCAACGTTCGCGACGCCTTTGGCGACGAAGTGAAACGCCTTTTGTCGCTGGGCGGATATTCCACATGCCTAAGCCCCGATGAACTGGACACCCCATCATGA
- the yddG gene encoding aromatic amino acid exporter YddG encodes MNEPSSPVPGGEVSNALGATAARRATGVGALAIVIWASLAPLTALSGAVPPFQMVALSFFLAGTIALMVARAKGERISAHMRHPPGAWVLGVGGLFGYHFLVFLALKTAPALEANLINYLWPLLIVLFSALLPGERLRWWHVAGALCGLGGTVLIVGAKTGAALDNRAWFGYGAALAAAVTWAGYSVLNRRFAHVPTSAVGPFLIVAGALATICHIFWEPTIWPQDALQWGAIIGLGLGPAGGAFFVWDYGVKHGDIRVLGALAYGAPLMSTALLIVLGKGDLSTRISVAGVMIVGGAALASREMFFRRT; translated from the coding sequence ATGAATGAACCCTCCTCACCCGTACCCGGCGGCGAAGTTTCAAACGCACTCGGCGCAACCGCCGCCCGGCGCGCGACGGGCGTCGGCGCGTTGGCGATCGTCATTTGGGCGAGCCTGGCCCCGCTGACCGCACTTTCCGGGGCGGTGCCTCCTTTTCAAATGGTGGCGCTGTCTTTCTTTCTTGCCGGGACCATCGCCCTGATGGTCGCGCGCGCCAAGGGTGAACGCATAAGCGCGCACATGCGTCACCCGCCGGGCGCTTGGGTCCTGGGCGTGGGGGGGTTGTTCGGCTACCACTTCTTGGTGTTTCTCGCCTTGAAAACCGCCCCCGCCCTTGAAGCCAACTTGATCAACTATCTCTGGCCCCTACTGATTGTCCTTTTTTCCGCCCTACTCCCCGGCGAGCGCCTGCGCTGGTGGCATGTCGCCGGCGCGCTGTGCGGCCTCGGCGGCACGGTCTTGATCGTCGGCGCAAAAACCGGCGCAGCGCTCGACAACCGCGCCTGGTTCGGATATGGCGCGGCGCTGGCCGCCGCCGTCACCTGGGCCGGCTATTCGGTTCTCAATCGGCGTTTCGCGCATGTACCGACCAGCGCCGTCGGTCCTTTTCTGATCGTGGCGGGGGCGCTGGCGACGATTTGTCACATCTTCTGGGAACCCACCATCTGGCCGCAGGACGCGCTCCAGTGGGGGGCCATCATCGGCCTCGGCCTCGGCCCCGCGGGGGGGGCTTTTTTCGTTTGGGATTACGGCGTCAAGCACGGCGATATCCGCGTTCTTGGGGCGCTGGCTTATGGGGCGCCGCTGATGTCCACCGCCCTGCTGATCGTCCTGGGCAAAGGGGATCTCAGCACGCGTATCTCCGTCGCCGGGGTCATGATCGTCGGCGGCGCGGCGCTGGCCTCGCGGGAAATGTTCTTCCGCCGCACGTAG
- the metX gene encoding homoserine O-acetyltransferase MetX, with translation MPTHDTNAAGKSQDLPGHHVHFGREAPLRLDCGVDLVDFTVAYQTYGTLNADKSNAIVVCHALTSDQFVAEPHPLTSKPGWWRLMVGPGLPIDTDRYFVICSNILGGCIGTTGPQDVNPVTGKPWGLDFPVITIADMVRAQAMLVDHLGIDKLFAVIGGSMGGMQVLEWAALFPERMCAALPIATAPRHSAQNIAFHEVGRQAIMADPDWHGGDYQSHDARPYRGLAVARMAAHITYLSEQALTRKFGRELQDRDEVSWGFDADFQVESYLRHQGITFVDRFDANSYLYITRAMDYFDLSKRYGGVLANAFKGTSVRFCVVSFSSDWLYPTRESRAIVHALNAAGANVSFVEISSDKGHDAFMLDEPDFHRVVAGFLRGCAEYHGLNRNLGNGA, from the coding sequence ATGCCGACCCACGATACGAATGCCGCCGGGAAGTCGCAGGATCTGCCGGGCCACCATGTTCACTTTGGGCGAGAGGCCCCGCTTCGGTTGGATTGCGGGGTTGATCTTGTTGATTTTACCGTGGCCTATCAAACCTATGGGACGCTGAACGCCGATAAATCCAACGCCATCGTCGTCTGTCATGCCCTGACCAGTGACCAATTCGTCGCCGAGCCCCATCCCTTGACCTCGAAACCGGGATGGTGGCGGCTGATGGTGGGGCCGGGGTTGCCGATCGACACCGACCGCTATTTCGTCATTTGCTCGAATATTCTAGGTGGGTGCATCGGGACCACCGGGCCGCAGGACGTCAATCCTGTGACGGGCAAGCCCTGGGGCCTGGATTTTCCGGTGATCACGATCGCCGACATGGTGCGCGCGCAGGCGATGTTGGTCGATCATTTGGGCATCGACAAGCTGTTCGCGGTGATCGGCGGGTCGATGGGCGGGATGCAGGTGCTCGAATGGGCGGCGCTGTTCCCCGAACGGATGTGCGCCGCCCTGCCGATCGCCACGGCGCCGCGCCATTCGGCGCAAAACATCGCCTTTCACGAAGTCGGTCGCCAGGCGATCATGGCCGACCCCGATTGGCACGGCGGGGATTACCAAAGTCACGACGCCCGGCCCTATCGAGGATTGGCGGTGGCGCGCATGGCGGCGCACATCACGTATCTGTCGGAACAGGCGCTGACGCGCAAGTTCGGCCGCGAATTGCAGGACCGCGACGAGGTGTCCTGGGGGTTTGACGCCGATTTTCAGGTCGAAAGTTATCTTCGCCACCAGGGCATTACCTTCGTCGATCGGTTCGACGCCAATTCGTACCTGTATATTACCCGGGCGATGGATTATTTCGATCTGTCGAAGCGCTATGGCGGCGTGCTCGCCAACGCCTTCAAGGGCACTTCGGTGCGTTTCTGCGTGGTGTCGTTCAGCAGCGATTGGCTGTATCCGACACGGGAAAGCCGGGCTATCGTGCACGCCCTGAACGCCGCCGGGGCCAACGTCAGCTTCGTCGAAATCAGCTCGGACAAAGGCCATGACGCCTTCATGCTCGACGAGCCGGATTTTCACCGCGTGGTCGCCGGGTTCTTGCGAGGGTGCGCGGAATATCACGGTCTTAATCGGAATTTAGGGAACGGCGCATGA
- a CDS encoding acetyl-CoA C-acetyltransferase, producing MTDIVIAAAARTPVGAFNGALASVAAHELGRVAIVAALKRAAVDPGDVSEVVMGQILTAGAGQNPARQAAVAAGIPTARTAYTINQVCGSGLRTVALGYQAIAMGDSDIVVAGGQENMSLSPHCMHLRAGTKMGDAQMVDTMIKDGLWDAFNGYHMGTTAENVARKFSIDRAEQDAFAVASQNKAEAAQAAGRFHDEIVPVTIKTRKGDIVVDTDEYPRHGTTLESMAKLRPAFEKDGTVTAGNASGINDGAAAVVLMRAAEAKRRGLTPLARIASWATAGVDPEIMGTGPIPSSRAALKKAGWSVGDLDLVEANEAFAAQACAVNKELRWDTDKVNVNGGAIAIGHPIGASGARILVTLLHEMQKRSAHKGLATLCIGGGMGIAMCLERP from the coding sequence ATGACCGACATCGTTATCGCCGCCGCCGCCCGCACACCCGTCGGCGCTTTTAACGGCGCCCTGGCCTCCGTCGCCGCGCACGAGCTCGGGCGGGTGGCGATCGTCGCGGCGCTGAAACGCGCGGCGGTCGATCCGGGCGATGTTTCGGAGGTCGTGATGGGACAAATCCTCACCGCCGGCGCGGGGCAAAATCCGGCCCGCCAAGCCGCCGTCGCGGCGGGTATTCCCACGGCGCGCACCGCCTACACGATCAATCAGGTCTGCGGCTCGGGTCTACGCACGGTGGCGCTTGGCTACCAGGCGATCGCCATGGGCGATAGCGACATCGTCGTCGCCGGGGGCCAGGAAAACATGAGCCTGTCGCCCCACTGCATGCACCTGCGCGCCGGAACCAAGATGGGCGACGCGCAAATGGTCGATACCATGATCAAGGACGGCCTGTGGGACGCCTTCAACGGCTACCATATGGGAACCACGGCGGAAAACGTCGCCCGCAAATTTTCCATCGACCGCGCCGAACAGGATGCCTTCGCCGTGGCCTCGCAGAACAAGGCCGAGGCCGCCCAGGCGGCGGGTCGCTTCCATGATGAAATCGTTCCCGTCACGATCAAGACCCGCAAGGGCGACATCGTCGTCGATACCGACGAATATCCCCGCCACGGCACGACGCTGGAAAGCATGGCGAAGTTACGCCCGGCCTTCGAAAAAGACGGCACGGTGACGGCGGGCAACGCCTCGGGAATCAATGACGGCGCCGCCGCCGTGGTCCTGATGCGCGCCGCCGAGGCGAAGCGCCGCGGACTTACGCCTTTGGCGCGCATCGCATCGTGGGCGACCGCCGGGGTCGATCCCGAGATCATGGGCACCGGCCCGATCCCGTCATCGCGCGCCGCCCTCAAGAAGGCCGGATGGTCGGTCGGCGACCTCGACCTAGTCGAGGCCAATGAGGCCTTCGCCGCTCAGGCCTGCGCCGTCAACAAGGAACTGCGCTGGGACACCGACAAGGTCAACGTCAACGGCGGGGCGATCGCTATCGGCCATCCAATCGGCGCTTCGGGAGCGAGGATTTTGGTGACGCTGCTGCACGAAATGCAAAAACGCAGCGCCCACAAGGGCCTGGCCACTTTATGCATCGGCGGCGGCATGGGCATCGCGATGTGCCTGGAACGGCCATAA